In Nitrosospira briensis C-128, a genomic segment contains:
- a CDS encoding pteridine reductase, translated as MQGKVILVTGGARRVGAATCRRLHAQGANLLVHYRASETAARALQTELNQARPSSVALAQADLLDIGRLPDLIDETIKHFGKLDALVNNASSFFPTPPGEITENMWNDLIGTNLKVPLFLSQAAAPQLRKHHGCIVNIVDIHEKWPLKGYVVYNAAKGGLASLTRSLAQELAPEVRVNGVSPGPILWPEEGEWADEASRQHIIGRTLLKRTGEPDDIARTVAFLIADAPYITGQIIAVDGGRSVNL; from the coding sequence ATGCAAGGGAAAGTGATACTCGTCACGGGGGGCGCCAGACGCGTGGGTGCGGCCACCTGTCGCAGATTGCATGCGCAGGGCGCAAATCTGCTGGTGCATTACCGCGCATCGGAGACAGCCGCTCGGGCCTTGCAGACCGAACTTAATCAGGCACGGCCCAGCTCGGTGGCGCTGGCTCAGGCCGACCTGCTGGATATCGGGCGGCTGCCCGACTTGATCGACGAGACCATAAAGCATTTCGGAAAACTCGACGCGCTTGTCAACAACGCTTCCAGCTTTTTCCCTACTCCTCCGGGAGAAATCACGGAGAACATGTGGAATGATCTGATCGGCACCAATCTGAAGGTCCCTCTGTTTCTGTCGCAGGCGGCGGCGCCGCAACTCAGGAAACATCATGGCTGCATTGTCAATATTGTCGATATTCACGAGAAATGGCCGCTGAAAGGATACGTGGTGTACAACGCTGCAAAGGGCGGCCTCGCCTCGCTTACCCGATCGCTTGCGCAGGAGCTTGCGCCCGAAGTCCGGGTAAATGGCGTTTCTCCCGGTCCTATTTTATGGCCTGAAGAGGGTGAGTGGGCAGATGAAGCATCTCGCCAGCACATCATCGGCAGGACACTGCTCAAGCGAACCGGTGAACCGGATGACATCGCCAGAACGGTGGCTTTCCTGATTGCGGACGCGCCTTATATTACCGGCCAGATCATTGCCGTGGATGGAGGACGTAGCGTTAATCTGTAA
- the gatB gene encoding Asp-tRNA(Asn)/Glu-tRNA(Gln) amidotransferase subunit GatB, which produces MQWETVIGLEVHAQLSTHSKIFSGASTAFGAAPNAEACAVDLALPGVLPVLNRGAVERAIKLGLSVGGKINSPSIFARKNYFYPDLPKGYQISQYELPVVEGGVIQIRSAQDGKECEKTIRLTRAHLEEDAGKSLHEDFHGMTGIDLNRAGTPLLEIVSEPDMRSSAEAVEYAKTLHSLVRWIGICDGNMQEGSFRCDANVSVRPQGSDKLGTRCEIKNLNSFRFLEKAIDYEARRQIALLEDGGTIHQQTRLYDPAKDETRAMRSKEDAQDYRYFPDPDLLPLEIPASWIAEVKSGLPELPQQMRARLERDYGLSAYDAAALTADREIAEYFDAVADKLPSDPKLCANWIMGEISAYLNNEGKLFDSCPLSPAQLVQLLRRIKDGTISGKIGKEVLRQMWTQSGEQAGGWKRHDSEPAENLVDEIIKSQGLKQISDSGELDKLIAEVIAANSKSVEEFRSGKEKAFNALVGQVMKAAKGKANPAQVNEILRKKLV; this is translated from the coding sequence ATGCAATGGGAAACTGTTATCGGTCTTGAAGTTCATGCGCAGCTCTCGACCCACTCGAAAATATTTTCAGGTGCCTCGACTGCTTTCGGTGCGGCCCCCAACGCAGAAGCTTGCGCCGTTGACCTGGCGCTGCCAGGCGTGCTACCGGTATTGAATCGCGGCGCGGTCGAGCGGGCAATCAAGCTGGGTCTGTCGGTTGGGGGAAAAATCAATTCGCCGTCAATTTTTGCCCGAAAGAACTATTTCTATCCCGATCTCCCCAAAGGCTATCAGATCAGCCAATATGAATTGCCGGTGGTTGAAGGCGGCGTGATCCAGATTCGGTCTGCCCAAGATGGAAAAGAATGCGAGAAAACGATACGGCTTACTCGGGCACATCTGGAGGAAGACGCGGGCAAGTCCCTGCATGAGGATTTTCACGGCATGACGGGCATTGATCTCAATCGTGCCGGTACCCCCCTGCTCGAGATCGTTTCCGAACCGGATATGCGCAGCAGCGCTGAAGCGGTGGAATATGCCAAAACGTTGCATTCGCTAGTGCGGTGGATCGGTATCTGCGACGGCAATATGCAGGAGGGTTCCTTTCGCTGCGACGCCAACGTATCCGTACGTCCACAAGGGTCGGACAAGCTTGGCACTCGCTGCGAAATAAAGAACCTCAACTCGTTCCGTTTTCTCGAGAAGGCTATCGATTACGAGGCCCGACGCCAGATAGCGCTCCTGGAAGATGGCGGCACCATCCATCAGCAAACCCGCCTCTACGATCCTGCAAAGGATGAAACCCGTGCCATGCGAAGCAAGGAAGATGCGCAGGACTACCGTTATTTCCCCGATCCGGACTTGTTGCCGCTGGAAATCCCTGCAAGCTGGATCGCGGAAGTGAAGAGCGGGTTACCGGAACTGCCACAGCAAATGCGAGCCCGCCTCGAGCGCGACTATGGGCTTTCTGCTTATGACGCAGCGGCGCTGACAGCCGATCGGGAGATTGCGGAGTACTTCGACGCGGTTGCAGATAAACTTCCATCTGATCCAAAACTCTGCGCAAACTGGATAATGGGCGAAATATCCGCTTATCTCAATAATGAAGGAAAGCTCTTTGATAGCTGCCCGCTGTCTCCGGCACAACTCGTGCAACTTCTAAGGCGTATCAAAGATGGCACCATCTCGGGAAAGATCGGGAAGGAAGTATTGAGACAAATGTGGACCCAATCCGGTGAGCAAGCTGGAGGGTGGAAGCGCCATGATTCGGAACCGGCTGAGAACCTTGTTGACGAAATCATCAAGTCGCAGGGATTGAAGCAGATCTCGGATTCAGGCGAACTGGACAAACTCATCGCCGAGGTTATTGCCGCCAACTCGAAATCTGTTGAAGAATTCAGATCCGGCAAGGAAAAAGCCTTTAATGCACTCGTCGGCCAGGTGATGAAGGCCGCCAAAGGCAAGGCGAACCCTGCGCAAGTGAACGAAATATTGAGAAAAAAACTGGTCTGA